A part of Olleya sp. Bg11-27 genomic DNA contains:
- a CDS encoding aspartate-semialdehyde dehydrogenase, with the protein MKIALVGATGMVGEVMRKVLEERQFPISEFIPVASERSVGKSISFNGKDYTIVSLQDAVNSKPDIALFSAGGNTSLEWAPKFAEVGTTVIDNSSAWRMDQNKKLVVPEINADQLTKDDKIIANPNCSTIQMVMCLAPLHKKYKIKRIVVSTYQSISGTGVKAVQQLENELAGIKGEMAYPYPIFKNAIPHCDVFEDNGYTKEELKLVNETQKILNDKTIAVTATAVRIPTAGGHSESVNIAFENDFDLAEVRQLLSQTEGVIVQDNTDVNTYPMPLYANGKDDVFVGRIRRDLSQANSINMWIVSDNLRKGAATNTVQIAEYLVKNKLV; encoded by the coding sequence ATGAAAATAGCTTTAGTTGGAGCAACCGGAATGGTTGGAGAAGTCATGCGTAAAGTATTAGAAGAAAGACAATTTCCTATTTCAGAATTTATTCCTGTAGCATCAGAACGCTCTGTAGGTAAATCAATCTCATTTAACGGTAAAGATTACACCATTGTAAGCTTACAAGATGCTGTAAATTCAAAACCGGATATTGCGTTATTTTCCGCTGGAGGAAACACCTCATTAGAATGGGCTCCTAAATTTGCAGAAGTTGGCACCACTGTTATCGACAATTCTTCTGCATGGAGAATGGATCAAAACAAAAAATTAGTCGTGCCAGAAATTAATGCAGACCAATTAACCAAAGACGATAAAATTATAGCTAACCCAAATTGCTCTACCATCCAAATGGTAATGTGTCTGGCACCGCTTCATAAAAAATACAAAATCAAACGTATTGTAGTATCCACCTATCAATCTATTTCTGGAACGGGCGTAAAAGCTGTACAACAACTAGAAAATGAGTTAGCTGGAATTAAAGGAGAAATGGCGTATCCTTATCCAATATTTAAAAATGCAATTCCACATTGCGATGTCTTTGAGGACAACGGTTACACAAAAGAAGAATTAAAATTAGTTAACGAAACTCAAAAAATATTAAATGACAAAACAATAGCTGTAACTGCAACCGCTGTAAGAATACCGACTGCCGGAGGGCATAGCGAATCTGTAAATATTGCTTTTGAAAATGACTTTGATCTAGCAGAAGTAAGACAATTACTAAGTCAAACAGAAGGGGTTATTGTCCAAGACAATACAGATGTTAACACCTACCCAATGCCTTTATATGCTAATGGCAAAGATGACGTTTTTGTTGGTCGTATAAGACGTGATTTATCTCAAGCAAATTCTATTAACATGTGGATCGTTAGTGATAATTTACGTAAAGGAGCAGCTACAAATACAGTACAAATAGCAGAATATTTAGTCAAAAACAAATTAGTTTAA
- a CDS encoding CRTAC1 family protein translates to MKKQLLTTALFLFIFTIRAQTNSNNCIEANADTTISGSGLFSINGTINGTEIPDPICAVNSTGATNGEWYRYIPSNDYTVTITTDLTQNAGLDTRLHIYSGTCGSLICVGGDDDSGDGFLSEASFNAMSGTTYYIAFDDRWSDSGFDWELTEGPVVVPPPSAPITFTQQSLSTTGVNRAIVDMNGDFLDDIVSITDTNININYQLTSGDFNSVNITTSTADFTPNWSLAAADFDANGYTDLLYGAGQGVTFMKANNTGTGFTEISGSEYIFSQRSNFVDINMDGHLDAFVCHDVQPNVYFLNDGNGNLLYNQTATSNAPFNLGDYSSGGNYGSIWVDYDNDGDSDMFIAKCGGEEARRTNQMHRNDSYYDTGNNLIVSYTEVASQIGLSDPMQTWSSSWGDFDNDGDMDVFIGASSGAHKLMRNNLDIGTGIVTFTDVTANSGISDMIATGIENVTYDFDNDGYLDLASNGNLLIGNGDMTFSYYENSLPPAGSFGDLNADGFMDAFSSGGTIYMNDTTDNNWITINTVGNASNINGIGARITIETPAGPQIRDVRSGDGFRYMNTLNTHFGLGTATTITSIIIEWPSGIVDTILNPSTNQILNLIEGSHQLSINEFLLSNLILYPNPTSHRLNLNSTNYTLENTAFAVFDMNGRQVLKGKLVNNSIDVSKIQSGNYILKLNNNGKVKAQKFIKK, encoded by the coding sequence ATGAAAAAACAACTACTTACCACCGCTCTTTTCTTATTTATTTTCACCATTCGGGCCCAAACTAATAGTAATAATTGTATTGAAGCTAATGCTGATACCACAATTTCTGGATCTGGCTTATTTTCGATAAATGGAACAATAAACGGTACCGAAATCCCAGATCCAATATGTGCAGTAAATAGCACAGGAGCCACAAATGGAGAATGGTACCGATACATACCTAGTAATGATTACACCGTTACCATAACTACCGATTTAACCCAAAACGCTGGTCTAGATACACGATTACATATTTATTCCGGTACTTGTGGCAGCTTAATTTGTGTTGGTGGCGATGATGATTCGGGTGATGGTTTTTTATCCGAAGCCAGCTTTAATGCAATGTCTGGTACAACCTATTACATTGCTTTTGATGATAGATGGAGTGATAGCGGATTTGATTGGGAGCTAACCGAAGGTCCTGTCGTAGTTCCGCCACCATCAGCCCCAATAACTTTTACACAACAAAGTCTATCTACAACTGGAGTAAACAGAGCCATTGTCGATATGAACGGAGATTTTTTAGACGATATTGTATCTATTACAGACACAAACATTAATATAAATTACCAATTAACTTCTGGCGATTTCAACTCGGTAAACATTACAACGTCAACCGCCGACTTTACACCAAATTGGAGTCTAGCTGCTGCCGATTTTGATGCCAATGGTTACACTGATTTATTATACGGAGCAGGTCAAGGTGTCACCTTCATGAAAGCCAACAACACAGGAACTGGTTTTACTGAAATTTCAGGCTCAGAATATATTTTTTCTCAACGTTCTAATTTCGTAGACATCAACATGGATGGCCATTTAGATGCTTTTGTTTGTCATGACGTACAACCCAATGTTTATTTTTTAAATGATGGAAACGGTAATTTGCTATACAATCAAACAGCCACATCCAATGCTCCTTTTAATTTAGGAGATTATTCCTCTGGTGGTAATTATGGATCCATCTGGGTAGATTATGATAATGACGGAGATTCTGATATGTTTATTGCAAAATGCGGAGGAGAAGAAGCTAGAAGAACAAACCAAATGCATAGAAATGATTCTTATTACGACACAGGAAATAACCTAATCGTTTCCTATACAGAAGTCGCTTCACAAATAGGATTATCAGACCCAATGCAAACTTGGTCTTCTTCTTGGGGTGATTTTGACAACGATGGAGATATGGATGTTTTTATTGGCGCGAGCTCTGGAGCTCACAAACTAATGCGTAATAATCTAGATATAGGTACAGGAATAGTCACTTTTACTGATGTAACAGCTAATTCCGGTATTTCTGACATGATTGCAACAGGTATTGAAAATGTGACTTACGATTTTGATAACGATGGTTATTTAGACTTAGCCTCTAATGGTAATTTACTTATTGGTAATGGAGATATGACATTTTCCTATTATGAAAACAGTTTGCCACCCGCAGGATCTTTCGGAGATTTAAACGCCGATGGGTTTATGGATGCCTTTAGCAGTGGAGGAACTATTTATATGAATGATACCACAGATAACAATTGGATAACAATCAATACCGTAGGTAACGCTAGTAACATAAATGGTATTGGAGCAAGAATAACTATAGAAACTCCAGCAGGTCCACAAATTAGAGATGTAAGAAGTGGCGATGGCTTTAGATACATGAACACACTTAACACACATTTTGGGTTAGGCACCGCTACAACTATAACTAGTATAATAATAGAATGGCCGTCAGGAATTGTAGATACTATTTTAAACCCTTCAACCAACCAAATACTTAACTTAATAGAAGGCTCCCACCAACTCAGTATAAACGAATTTTTATTATCAAACTTAATATTATATCCTAACCCAACGAGTCATAGATTAAACTTAAATAGCACAAACTACACCTTAGAGAATACTGCTTTTGCAGTATTTGACATGAACGGTAGACAGGTTTTAAAAGGAAAGCTAGTCAACAATAGTATTGATGTTTCTAAAATACAATCTGGAAATTACATTTTAAAATTAAATAACAATGGAAAGGTAAAAGCTCAAAAGTTTATTAAAAAATAA
- a CDS encoding prolyl oligopeptidase family serine peptidase, producing the protein MKKIILCLLTLTIIMSCKEEEKQPRKKITIEYPTTTKVDTVTNYFGTEVKDPYRWLEDDKSPETEAWVKAENKTTYSYLDNIPYRDQLKQRLEKLWNYEKIGAPFIEGDHTYFYKNDGLQNQYVIYRYKTGEDPSTATVFLDPNTFKEDGTISLGGTSFSKNGKILAYAISEGGSDWRKILVMDTESKTIVEDTLVDIKFSGMSWYKNEGFYYSSYDKPKGSELSAKTDQHKVYYHKLGTPQKEDQLIYGGTLEEKHRYIYGSVTEDNRYLIISPRVSTSGNKLLIKDLSEPNSDFKTILNHTDSDTYIIENEESKLYIVSNLNAPNQKIVTVDASNPSPENWIDFIPETKNVLSPSTAGGYFFTEYMVDAVSKVMQYDYTGKLIREVKLPGVGSAGGFGAKKEEKELYYSFTNYVTPGSIYKYDIENGTSELFRKPNIDFNPENYESKQVFYNSKDGTKVPMIITHKKGLELNGENPTILYGYGGFNVSLTPSFSIANAVWMEQGGIYAVPNLRGGGEYGKAWHDAGTQLKKQNVFDDFIAAAEYLIDNKYTSSDFLAIRGGSNGGLLVGATMTQRPDLMKVALPAVGVLDMLRYHTFTAGAGWAYDYGTVEDNKEMFDYLKKYSPVHNVKDGIQYPATMVTTGDHDDRVVPAHSFKFAAELQAKQTGENPVLIRIETDAGHGAGTPVSKTIEQYADIYGFTLFNMGFDILPTEIEGFKD; encoded by the coding sequence ATGAAAAAGATAATACTCTGCCTATTAACCCTTACTATAATTATGTCTTGTAAAGAAGAAGAAAAACAACCGCGTAAAAAAATCACTATAGAATACCCAACCACAACTAAAGTAGATACTGTGACAAACTATTTTGGAACAGAAGTAAAAGACCCATACAGATGGCTGGAGGATGATAAAAGTCCAGAAACTGAAGCCTGGGTCAAAGCAGAAAACAAAACAACTTACAGTTACTTAGATAACATCCCCTATCGCGACCAATTAAAGCAACGCCTTGAAAAACTATGGAACTACGAAAAAATAGGTGCTCCTTTTATAGAAGGAGACCACACTTACTTTTATAAAAATGACGGATTACAAAATCAATATGTAATCTACAGATATAAAACAGGAGAAGACCCAAGTACTGCAACGGTATTTTTAGACCCAAATACTTTTAAAGAAGATGGCACAATCTCGCTTGGTGGTACCAGTTTTTCAAAAAATGGCAAAATTTTAGCTTATGCAATTTCAGAAGGCGGAAGTGACTGGCGTAAAATTTTAGTTATGGATACGGAATCTAAAACAATAGTAGAAGATACTTTAGTAGACATAAAATTTAGCGGCATGTCATGGTACAAAAACGAAGGATTTTACTACTCAAGTTATGACAAGCCTAAAGGAAGTGAGCTATCTGCGAAAACGGATCAACATAAAGTATACTATCACAAGTTAGGGACACCACAAAAAGAAGATCAATTAATTTACGGTGGTACACTAGAAGAAAAGCACAGATATATTTACGGTAGTGTTACCGAAGATAATCGGTATTTAATTATCTCTCCAAGAGTATCTACTTCTGGAAACAAACTATTAATTAAAGATTTAAGCGAACCAAATAGCGATTTTAAAACTATTTTAAATCACACAGATAGTGATACTTATATTATAGAAAATGAGGAAAGTAAATTATATATTGTTTCCAACCTTAACGCTCCAAACCAAAAAATAGTTACGGTAGACGCTTCAAACCCTAGCCCTGAAAATTGGATAGATTTTATACCAGAAACTAAAAATGTATTGAGCCCTTCTACTGCTGGAGGCTATTTCTTTACAGAATATATGGTTGATGCCGTCTCTAAAGTCATGCAATATGATTACACCGGTAAATTAATAAGAGAGGTTAAATTACCTGGTGTTGGAAGTGCTGGTGGTTTTGGTGCAAAAAAGGAAGAAAAAGAATTGTACTATTCCTTCACAAACTATGTTACGCCAGGAAGTATTTATAAATATGATATTGAAAACGGAACATCGGAGCTATTTCGCAAACCGAACATTGATTTTAATCCAGAAAATTACGAAAGCAAGCAAGTATTCTACAATTCAAAAGATGGTACAAAAGTACCTATGATTATTACACATAAAAAAGGACTAGAACTTAATGGAGAAAACCCAACTATCCTTTACGGTTATGGAGGATTTAACGTTAGTCTAACACCTAGTTTTAGTATCGCTAACGCTGTTTGGATGGAGCAAGGAGGGATATACGCCGTACCTAATTTACGTGGTGGTGGAGAATACGGAAAAGCTTGGCATGACGCAGGAACACAGTTAAAGAAACAGAATGTATTTGACGATTTTATTGCTGCTGCAGAATATCTTATTGACAATAAATATACCTCATCAGACTTTTTAGCAATAAGAGGAGGCTCAAACGGAGGTTTATTAGTTGGTGCAACAATGACACAACGTCCCGACTTAATGAAGGTTGCATTACCAGCAGTTGGAGTTTTAGACATGCTACGCTATCATACCTTTACGGCAGGAGCAGGCTGGGCTTATGACTACGGAACCGTAGAGGATAACAAAGAAATGTTTGACTATCTAAAAAAATACTCACCAGTACATAATGTAAAAGACGGTATTCAATATCCAGCAACTATGGTAACCACGGGAGATCATGATGACAGAGTTGTACCTGCACATAGTTTTAAATTTGCTGCAGAATTACAAGCTAAACAAACAGGAGAGAACCCAGTATTAATCAGAATCGAAACGGATGCAGGACATGGAGCAGGAACACCTGTTAGCAAAACCATAGAGCAATATGCAGACATTTATGGATTCACACTTTTCAACATGGGATTTGATATACTACCTACTGAAATAGAAGGATTCAAAGATTAA
- a CDS encoding efflux RND transporter periplasmic adaptor subunit, which produces MKKIFIFMGLFACLFHTSCQTKKEEEKKEHVAFLVTNPIKKDTTITKDYVSQIHSIRHIEIRALERGYLKHISVDEGQHVKKGQAMFQIMPNIYQAELQKAKAESNAAEIELQNTKLLADGNVVSQNELAMANANLDKANAEVTLAQTHLGFTRITAPFDGIMDHLEAREGSLLDEGELLTTLSDNSQMWVYFNVPEAEYLDYITSADKDTKKEVGLLMANNKQFNQKGIVETIEGEFNSETGNIAFRATFPNPDRILRHGETGSVLMAVPFKDVIIIPQKATFQVLDKTYVFIVDQDHIVKQKEITIGAELPHLFIVSKGLSENDTILLEGIRMVKNNEEIETTFLEPNKVMSELDLYAE; this is translated from the coding sequence ATGAAAAAAATCTTCATTTTCATGGGTTTATTCGCATGTCTATTTCATACAAGTTGCCAAACTAAAAAAGAAGAAGAAAAGAAAGAACACGTTGCTTTTCTTGTTACCAATCCTATTAAAAAAGACACCACTATAACTAAAGATTACGTTAGTCAAATTCACTCCATTAGACATATAGAAATTAGAGCTTTAGAGAGAGGTTACCTAAAACACATCTCTGTAGACGAAGGGCAACATGTTAAAAAAGGGCAAGCCATGTTCCAAATAATGCCAAATATTTATCAAGCAGAATTACAGAAGGCTAAAGCCGAATCTAATGCTGCCGAAATTGAGTTACAAAACACGAAACTATTAGCGGATGGTAATGTCGTTTCTCAAAATGAATTAGCGATGGCAAATGCTAATCTAGATAAAGCTAATGCTGAAGTAACTTTAGCACAAACGCATTTAGGTTTTACTAGAATCACAGCGCCTTTTGATGGTATCATGGACCACTTAGAAGCAAGAGAAGGGAGTCTTTTAGATGAAGGTGAACTACTTACAACATTGTCTGACAATAGTCAAATGTGGGTCTATTTTAATGTTCCAGAAGCAGAATACCTAGACTATATTACTAGCGCCGATAAAGACACTAAAAAAGAAGTCGGCTTACTAATGGCCAACAACAAACAATTCAACCAAAAAGGAATTGTTGAAACTATTGAAGGAGAGTTTAATAGCGAAACAGGAAATATTGCTTTTAGAGCAACATTTCCAAATCCAGATCGCATCCTAAGACATGGCGAAACAGGTAGCGTATTAATGGCAGTGCCTTTTAAAGACGTTATTATTATTCCTCAAAAAGCAACGTTCCAAGTCTTAGATAAAACCTATGTTTTTATAGTAGACCAAGACCATATCGTAAAACAAAAAGAAATTACTATTGGTGCAGAGTTACCACATCTATTTATTGTTAGCAAAGGACTATCCGAAAACGATACCATCTTACTTGAAGGTATCAGAATGGTTAAAAACAATGAAGAAATAGAAACCACGTTTTTAGAGCCAAACAAAGTAATGTCTGAGTTAGACTTATACGCTGAATAA